TTGTCGATCGTCACGTCGGATGAGGTTTCGACGATCCCGCAGATCAAAGCGAAGGTCCGTGCGACCGCCAGAAGGTATCGGCGGAACCCGGTGGTCGTCGTCGACTACCTGCAGCTGCTGACGTCGCACACGCAGGTGGAGAACCGGCAGCAGGAGGTCGCGGGGTTCTCCCGATCGTTGAAGCTCGCCGCTCAGCAGTGGTCGGTGCCCGTGATCGCTCTGTCGCAGTTGCGGCGTGGTCAGGCGGGGCAGAAGAAGCAGGAACCGACCTTGCATGACCTTCGCGAGTCGGGGCAGATCGCGAACGATGCGGACGTGGTGCTGCTGCTGCATCGGAAGCCGGTGAAGGCGGCGGCGGATGAGTTGAAGGTCATCGTCGGGAAGAACCGTCAGGGGCAGACGGGGGAAGCGTCCCTCGTCTTCCAGGGGCAGTTCGCGCGGGTGCTGTCGAAGTACCAGGCGAACGAGCAGATCAACTTCGAACAGAGGAGCAAGGGATGAGCATCAAGACCATCGTGGGACGTCTCGGGAACGCACCGGAGGTTCGTGCGACGCAGTCGGGGAAGACCGTCGTGTCGTTCTCGGTCGCGGAGACGAAGCGGAAGTTCGACCGGAACACGAACGAGTGGGCCGACGACTTCACGATCTGGCATGACATCGAGTCGTGGCAGAACACCGACGCGATCGCCGCCCTCACCAAGGGGGATCAGGTCATCGTCGTCGGTGAGGAGCGGGACGCATCGTACGAGCACCGTGAGACCGGGAAGACGGTCCGCCGCATCGTCGTCCGCGCGCAGTCGGTCGGTGTCGTCGTGCGGGACGGGAAGCCGCAGGGCGGACAGCAGTCGGCGGGTGCGTGGGCGCCGGCGACGCAGCAGACGGACGCATGGGCCGCTCAGGACGGGGAGCAGTTCTGATGGCCGGGGGGAGGCGTCGTACGCAGGTGGATGCGATCGACGATCTGACGGCAGTGATCCGGCTGCACACGGAGCTGCAGGCGCTCGCACTGCCGGCGGCCGTCCTCAGGCACGACGCGAAGGCGTACACGAACCCCGCCACGCAGGCGGCGGTGGATGAGAAGAACGAGCGGCGTGCTGTGGTGCGCGCCGCCCTCGGATGGGAGCACTGATGAGCAAGAAACCGCTGATGACCCACCTCGAGGCACATAACTGGTGGGCGACCCTCGCCTCCATGTGGGGATGCCTCTGGTTCGGGGTTCTCATGGCCATAGCCGTGCCCGGCCCGAAGGCTCCGGGGTTCCTCGCTTCAGCTCCGGTGGTGGTCAGTTCTGTCACGGGAGCGTTCTTCCTGGTGTGGCTTCTCCGCATCAGCTACCTGGCCGGTCGACGTCAGGGAGGGGACGAATCGTGATCCTGCAGGAGCAGAAGACGGTCGATATCGCTGAGGCGGATTGGACTGATGACGGGATGGTGGAACTGCTCACGTTCCCGACCCCGGAGGGGCACCGGACGCACATGACTCCTGGGACGGCGCGTGCGCTCGCACAACAGCTTGAAAAGGCTGCGACGGATGCTGAGATGGCCGCGGGGGATGCGGGCGTCCAGCGACGCGACAGGGCCGTACAGCACGGGTTCGACCAGGAGCCCCGATCATGAGCGGCATCGTCAAGGGTGAGATCGTCATCGCGACCGCCACGGACTACGGCACTGGGGTGCGAGCGGACTACCGCGGCCGGACAGTGCACGAGTGGGTGAGGGAGGGCGAGGAGCTCGAGGTCACCGCGACGGGGCACAAGTTGTTTCTCAACGTCCGGCGCGCGGGTGGCTCCGGTCCAGTGTTCCGGTGGCGCCGTGAGCACGTGAAGCAAGTCCGTCAGGTCGGAGTCGCACCGGAAGGAGCGATCCTGCCCGACGATCCGCGGCTCATGTGGCTGTGGGAAGACGCCTCGCGTCTCGCTGACCGGTTCGGGTTCTGCAAGGAGTTCGACCGTCTCGCCGAAGCGCTCGGCGCTCCCGGCCGCGAGCGTGAGTTCCGGATCCCCATGATCGATGAGGACGGCATCCGCATCACCGCGACGGTCACCGCGCGTAGCCGGCGCCTTGCAACGCAGAAGATCCGTGACCGGATCACGTCGTCGACGCCACTCGCGATCGGGGGAGCAGACCGATGAGCGCGCTTCTGGCTCCGGCTGAGCAGCAGGAGGTCACCCGTTTCGGCCTGTTCGACGAGGAGATCATCGCCTGGCTCGACGAGAACACTGACGCGCAGGGGTGCCTTCCGAGCGGCAACCACGACGGGCGTCTGAAGCCGTGCTCGGGCTGGGCTGAGCCTGGCGCGCATCACCTCATCCTCGCGAAGCCCCGTGCGCTCGACGAGCCGATCCCGTATCGGGGTGCTCTCGGGTTGCGTCGTCTCGATGAGGCGACCATCGCACGCATCCAGGAGGCGATCGCATGAGCATCCCTCTGAACGCGATCGACCCGGAAGCCACGTCGCTGCGTGAACGGCGCCTGTACGAGCATCACCTGGATCTGCTGGCTCCGGTGATGGATGCGATTGTCACCTCCACGGTCCCGAGCATCGCCGCATCCCGTACCGACAAGGTGTACGTCACTGGCGGTGGGTACGCGGACAACATGCGAGCCCTCGACGCGCTCATGGTGTTCGAGGGTCGCATCGTCGGCGGTGAAGTCTCGACGAACGCGACCCACCTGTGGGGGATGGTCGTCGAGTACGTCACCGCCGTCGCCGAATGGATCAACCATCCCCACCCCGACCTGAACCCGAAACCGAACCCGGACCCTCTCACCGCCCGCAGCATCGCCCTCATGACCGCAGGGTGGCTCAGCGACCGGTACGAGCAGATCAGCCGGGTTCACGAGCTCGACGAGTACCGCGATCTGCTGTTCACCGAGATCCGGCACATGCAAGGCCGGTACGGGGTCCACGCGAACCCGCGACGCCCCCGCGCCCGCTGTGCCACCTGCGGAGCCCTCGCTGTGGTCGTCACATGGGTGGATAACCCGAACGGTGGTCCGAAGCCCGTCAAAGCCGGGAGATGCAGGTCATGTGGTGAGACCTACACCGAGACAGTCCAGGCCGTCCAGCAACCCCACACGGCCGCTCACACGGTCCTATCCCACGAGTGCGACCTACTCAACCACACCGAGTGCACGTCGATGCATTGCGAATGCCCCTGCGGGCACCCACCGAAGGAGGAACCCGAAATGACCCAGACACCCGACCACATGAACGGCAGGAGCGAACGATGAGCGAGTACGTCTGCCCGGGATGCCGGGCCAACGACATGGCCGACGAGTGCTGGCACACGCCCCGCATGTGGTCGCTTGCTGAGGCACTGGCGGACGGTCTGCCCGGTGGCCCCGCGACGTGGGGAACGCCCGTCTATCGGGCGTGGGCGTTCATCGACGACGCCGAGGGGCTCGACGGCGACGTAGGCGAGCCGCCCTACCAGGTCGTCAGCTTCCATCCCGAGAAGCCGGAGCCGTACATGACCATCGGTCTGATCAATGGCCGCTACCTCTGGGCGATGCCCAACGACGAGGGAGACGTGACCGCCGAGCTGATCGGCGACTGCGGCGATCGCGTGACGATCCGATCGGGAGGACGGGAGTCATGACGCTCGAGTACGTCCGCCGCTACTACGGCGTCCCCGCGATTCGTGGCCGACGGGTGACCTACATGGGTCGCCCCGGACGCATCACGAGCGCGGACCACCGCATCCGCGTGCGCTTCGACGGCGATGAGTTCTCCTCGATCATCCACCCGACCGAAGAAGGGCTGGTCTACCTCGGAGCGTTCGGTCAGGCGCTTTGGCCCGAGACGGCCGAATGGGTGACAGCACCCGACGGTGAGGAGTTCCGCGTCGGTCAGTGCCAGGGGCACGCAGCCTGCCCGGTCGAGCGGAATGAGCACGGATGCTACGCGGATGACGGGACCAACTGCGACCATCCCGACGAGCATCCACGACCGGGTGATCCGTCATGAGCGACCACGAGCACGAGGAAGTCGGCGACGGCTCGATGCACCCGTTCGAGGATCAGAGCCGAACCTGTCGTATCTGCTGGCAGGTCTACTTCCCGAAGCCACAACCGGCCGGACGGGGGTCTGACGATGCCTGAGGCGATGCCGCGTCAACTTATCCGCCCGGTGAAGGTGCAGCCGTGTGCTATGACAACTCCGCACCTCGAGCACAGGACATGGAACTGGCCGGAGGAGTGGTGCCTCGGTATCGAGCCACTCACGGTCCACAACGAACAGGAGCAGCGATGAGCAACATCGATCTCATCTCCGCGCCCATCGGAGGGCAGTACACCTATACATCTGCGATCGAGGATGCGCTGCGGGCAGAGCTGGTTGCGGTCCGCAATGAGCGTTCCCGATGCGAGCAGGAAGCGATCAACCTGCGCCGACTACTGAACGCCGTGCTTGCGACCAAGGGAACCGATGGTGTCATCACGTTGAGTGACGAGCAGTGGGTCGGTGCGGACCTTAGCGCTGTCATTCGCACCGAGTACGACGCCCGGTACGGGGGCCGTACATCCATCTGGGCAGAGTCGGGTGATCCGTCATGAGCGGCTTTGTCATGAGCACCTGTCGAGGGTGTGCCGGCACAGGCCATGTGAGCCCGCGCTATGCGTTCGCTGGCATCTGCACGCGTTGCGGGGGCTCCGGCAACGAGCCCGCACCGAAGACCGAGAACCACACGAACGGGAGCAGATGATGCCCGAAACACCTGACATCAAGATCACAATCGATCAAGACGCACTGCGCGAGCAGGTCGCGGAACCGATCCGAACCGTGATGCGCGAGGCCGCGATGCAGCTCCGATTGGCGGCGGACGATCTGGATGGTGGCGCTTGGTGGCGCGAGCATCAGGCACTCGTGGACGCCGAGATCGCGAAGGCGCGCGCCGAGGGCCGCGCTGAGTCGGGTGATCCGTCGTGACCGGGCTTCAAGCGGCCCTGCTTACCGAGTTCTGCCACTGCTGCGCATCCGGCTGTGACTGCGGCTGCGTGCTGGACTGCCGCCTCGTTAGCCACCGTCGCGCCGCAGGCATCTCCGACGACCAGAAACCGGAAGGGCGGGAGTCATGACGCCGCACACGCAGACGATCTTACCGAATGGCAGGAGTGAACGATGACGCACGACGACGCGACCCTGACCAAGCTGCTCCGCCAAGGGTGGCGCGGCGGCACGGCGACTGACCTCATGCGCGAGGCAGCCGATCGAATCGAGCGCCTGTCGGGCCAACGTGGGTCAAGCGGTGCCGAGCAGCCGTTCTATAGCGTGCGAGCGTTCCTGCTCCAACAGGGACTCTTTGCCGGTCGTGACCATCACGACCGTGTGCAGCGGTGCGGAGAGTTCGCGAGGGAACTACTTGCGGCGATGATTCCGCCGCAACCAACCGAACCGTGGGAGTGAAGCATGAGCGACGAGGAATTGGCGGAGAAGGTGGGCCGAGCGCTCTATGCCGAGCGCCCGCTCGAACTCGATCAGGAAGGCGGCGACGACTGGGACATCCTGCCCGACGAGTGGCGTTTCGAGTGGGTCGACGCGGGCCGGGTGGCCGTTGCCGCCGTGAAGAAAGCGGGTCGCCTCACGCGCCCTCGCGTGCGCGCCCAGCAACCGGGAGGTTCGGAGTGAGCACGCGCGTCAAGACCGATGAGGAGCGCGACGAGGAAGTGGTCGAGCGTGTTGCCGCAGCGATGTGGTGGCAGGAGTTCGGCTACGACCGGGGTATCACGTGGGAGCAGCGTGTGCGGCTGGAGCTTGACCATCGCCGCGACCCGTCGTGGTCGGGGCCGGTAGCTCGGTACCGCCGCCTCGCCCACGCAGCGCTGTCGGCTATCGGTTCGGGCGAACGGGAGTCGTCGTGACTCGTCGAGCTCTCTCATCCCTGACCCGCACGGACATCGGCGCCCACCTGACCGTCACCATCCACGGCACCCCTGTCGAGGGCACTCTCCGAGCGGTCACGCACGGGATCTTCAACGACCCTCACCAGGCCCGGTACAACGTGCCCCTCGTCGGTATCACCCTGTACCAGCCGGGTGCGCATGCGACGTATTGGGCGTCACCCGACACCACCGCAGAACTCACCCACGACTGAGGACCCATGATCGACCCATTCTTCGAGGACGAGACCGAGTGGCTCACCTACCGTGAAGCGGCCAAGAAGATCGGCCGCACGAAACGGTGCATCGAGTACTGGCGCGCCCGAGGAATGGTGATGGATTGGGCGATACGCGACGGTCAACGGGTCCGCGTAGTACAACTCGGGGTGCTCCGCGCATGGTGGCGTGAGCGAATGAAGAACGACCCGACACAGCCCTACCGCATCCGCAGGGAGATCGCGCGGCAGGAAGCCGCACAGCACCGCTCAGAACAATTTCTGGAATCAGGTTGACACCCGACCGTTTTCGGACCCTACATTCAATCTCGGAACAGTCCGTCAAGGACACAGAAGCCCCGCCCACGCGCAGCGGGGCTTCTCCCGTTCCTGGCCGGTCGGCAACATCACGCTCCTCATCCCGTGGTGATCGTGCGGACCGGCCCCACCTTCTCCCGGCACGCCGCCTGACACGCGACGCACTGTCGGTGAACGCGGCAGCACTGCCGCACCTGACCCTCGGAACAGAACTCGAGGGAGCGAGCCGGGGCGGCCCTGAGCGGGCCTCCACGCCGGGACCGCCCCCGCTCGCACAGGGAGCACCACGATGAGCACACCACCCGTCGACGTCGTCGACCGTGACCGAACCCGAGTTGTCGAGGTCGCAGCGGACCGGTGCGATGCGAAAGGGTGCGGCGCGCAAGCGTTCGTGTACGCCACCTACCCGACCGGCTCACTCGCCTACTGCGGGCACCACGGGACCGCGTACCTTCCCCGCCTGTACGAGACCGCTGTGACGGTCATCGATCAACGGTTCCTGATCGGCTCATGATCCCCCACGGGTGGCGTCTGATCGCCTGCCTGATCGGCATACACGCGTGGACACGCGTCCTCGGTGTGACGACGTACGCGCAGGCTTGCAGGCATTGCGGCTGGCCCCGCACACGATAGGAGCACACCGATGCGACACCTCACCGCGGCGAAGATCGACGGCGGCTATCACTACGCCAGCCTCAGCAAGCGCGGCGGCTACCCGCTCGGGTACTGCGCCACTCACGCACCTCATGCGACTGCGGAGGAAGCGCGTGAGTGCTACGGCCGTTGGCTCCGCGACCACGTCCGTGAAGCAGGCACGACGTCGTGGACGAACTGCATGCAGCCGGAGTGCACCGCTCCCGCTCGCCGACGCTTCGAGATCGAAGGCGAGGGATACAACCTCGCTGTCTTCTGCGACGACCACGCGACCATCGAGAACGCGATCACGTGTATGCACCTCGAAGGCCCCGCCGGAGACTCCTGGGAGTCGTGATGTCGACCGCAGCTCGCAAGGCGCGTAAGCGCGCCGGCATCCCGTTCACCAAACCCGCCAAGACCCCCACCTACACGTGGGCCGACCGCGTCGAGCATCGCGGCCTCGGGTTCACGTCTCGTGCGGAGATCCTCGCCGGCATCATCATCCGAGGCGCAGCATGACCTGCCCTGTCTGCGACGCCCGTCACCTGTCGGCATCTGCTGCGATCTGGCGATGAACGACACCCCCGACGACGATCCGAACGTCATCCTCTCCATCGACTGACGGAGGCACCCCGTGAGCAACCGCAGCATCCGTGACGGGAAAGGGAAAGCCGCGTACAAGCGGAAACGGAAAGCTCTCCTCCGCCGCGTGATCGAGGAAGGCCTCGTCTGCCACATCTGCGGCGGACCCATCGACACCACCCTCGACCGCCGAGACCCGATGTCGTTCACCGCCGACCACGTCACACCCCTCGCCCTCGGCGGCCACCTGGTCTGCAACGAACTCCGCCCCGCCCACATGCGCTGCAACGCCCGCCGCGGGGACAACACCGACACCGAGATCTGGGAGGCATCATGACCGCCACCATCGGCACACTCACCACCCGCGTGCTCATCGCCCACGGCGACGCCAAGCCCATCGAGGTCGGCACCGTCACGACCGAAGTGCACGCACTCAGCGACGGAACCGGCATCACGCTCAGCACCCGCCGCTACCGCCGAGACCTCGCCACCGCGTTCCTCCGCATGGCATGGCACACGTGGAAGACACGCGCATGAGCCTCACGACCACAACCCGCCACCGACGCACAGACCCCGCATGCCGCGAACACCGCGAACCCCGCACATGGTGGCAAAGACGCCTACACGACCGCGCACGCGGCCAGTCCTGCGACGCCTGCCACCCCACACGCCGACTCCCCGCCAAGCTCATCATCCACGATGAGTACCAGCACAACCCTCTGCTCTGCCAGTGGCTGCACCCCAAGACCAACGTGCGGATCAACTGCGAAGACATGCCCACAGAACTCCGCCCACCCAAAAATCCATGAAGCCCCAGACCATGGCCACCTCCCGCGCGGCGTGTCCCCTTTTCTCCCTGTCGCGTTTCGTTTCGCGTCGCGTTTCCCGTTAGGGGGTGTCGGATGCCGCGTGCTGCCGCTGCTCATGGGACGTACCGGGCGTATCTGCGATGCCGGAAGAGTCCGGGTGGTGCGTGTGCGGTGTGTGTGGCGGCGAAGGTGCAGCGGAGCGCGAGGGTGTCGACGTCGGCTGATGCTCGTATGGCGAAGCAGGCGCCGGCGGAGGTGGTGGTTCCTGAGGAGCCGGTGGCGGATGCTCCGGTGACGGCTGAGGGGCACGTGTCGCGTGTCGAGGTGCTGAAGGAGATGCTGCAGGAGTCGCGGGAGTTGGTGAAGGCGCTGAAGCGGACGGATCCACAACGCGCGTACCTGCAGATGCGTGAGCAGCGGGAGATCCTGCGGGAACTCGCCGAGTTGCAGGGTAACGGTCAGGTGAAGGGGGTCACTCTTGCCGACCAACTCGCCGACGCTCGAGCTCGTAGGCTCGCAGCGTCCCAGGCTTCATAGGCTGCCGGATCGGGCGGGTTCTCTGGGTGATGAGGCTCTCGACCTCTGGTACCTGGCGGGGAAGCAGAGCGACCCGTGGCAGGCGTTGTCTCTCGACTCGATCTTCTCGGTCGATGCGTTCGGACGGTGGGTGTGCACGGAGCATGGTGAGCTCGTCGCTCGGCAGAACGGAAAGGGCGACATTCTGTCGCCGGTCGATCTCGCGCATCTGTACTTGTGGCCGAAGCCGGATGGTGAACCGAAGACGATCGTCCACACGGCTCACCAGTTCAAGACGGCGCGTGAGGCTTTCCTGAAGCTGCGACGCGTGATCACCGGATCCGCGGCGCTGATGGGGGAGATCACCCGGATCTCCACGGCGCACGGCGAGGAAGGTTTCGAACTCGCGAACGGGAACCGGCTTCTGTACCTCGCAAGGTCCGCGAACTCGGGCGTCGGGTTCACAGTTGACGTGCTGGTGTGTGACGAGGCGCAGCAGATGTCGCAGGCCGCTCTCGACGCACTGCTGCCGACGATGTCGGCGGTAGAGAACACGCAGATCATCTTCACTGGGACCGTCCCCGACGAGCTCAACGATGCCGAGGTGTGGGAGGGCGTGCGCGATCGCGGCCGGACTGGAAACGACCCGCGCACGGGGTGGATCGAGTTCAGCCCGGAAGGGTCCGATGACCCGGACAAGGCGGAGCGGATCGATATCCGTGATGAGCGGAATTGGATCGCTTCGAATCCCGGCCTTGGGTACCGACCGGGGCTGACGAGGGAGACCATCGAGGACGAGATCTCGCGTCTGTCCGCCGACTCCGTCAGGCGGCTTCGCCTATCGGTGTGGCCGAACCGACGCCCCGTAGAGGCGGCCAAACTGTCCGAACTCGACCTCGAGGTGTGGAAGCGACATGCTCGCGACGACGCCGGCGTGACCGGTGATGGCGTGGTGCTGTCGCTCGCGCTGGGTCGGGGCGGCGGGTACGCGACGATCGGCGCCGCGGTGCGGGTCGACTCGGAGAACATCGCGGTCGAGCACATTCACACCGAGCGCGGCACGTTGTGGGTCGCGCCGATGCTGAAGGAGTTGAAGGCGCAGCACGGGAACGCGCTCGTTGTCCTCGACTCGAAGAACGCGGCCGCGGTGATCGCTTCGCTGGATCAGGCGAAGGTGAAGTACCTCGCGATGAACCTCGACGAGATCGCCGCCGCGCACACCCTGTTCATCGAGCACGTGAACGCCGGCCTGGTGCCGCACCGTGATCAGCCTGAGGTGACGAAGTCGTTGGAGCTCGCGACGACCCGCAACATCGGCCGTGCCGGGTTGACGTGGGAGCAGTCGGACCCGACGAAGCCTGTGTCTATGGCGCAGGCGGTCACGTGGGCTCTGTGGGGCGTCTTGAAGTCCGAGGCCAGCCCGAAACGTCAACCGGCTCCATTGCCGCCCTCACCGTCCGTTGTGCGGCACTCCGACACGGGGCGGCGTG
The sequence above is a segment of the Microbacterium sp. PM5 genome. Coding sequences within it:
- a CDS encoding single-stranded DNA-binding protein; the protein is MSIKTIVGRLGNAPEVRATQSGKTVVSFSVAETKRKFDRNTNEWADDFTIWHDIESWQNTDAIAALTKGDQVIVVGEERDASYEHRETGKTVRRIVVRAQSVGVVVRDGKPQGGQQSAGAWAPATQQTDAWAAQDGEQF
- a CDS encoding HNH endonuclease produces the protein MIEEGLVCHICGGPIDTTLDRRDPMSFTADHVTPLALGGHLVCNELRPAHMRCNARRGDNTDTEIWEAS